The Rhodococcus sp. X156 genome window below encodes:
- a CDS encoding zinc-binding dehydrogenase, translated as MFAVYASEPNPDNPLASLRVGEREAPVAPEGWVEVNVRAASINMHDLWTLRGVGIKPDQFPMTLGCDGAGTLDDGTEVVLHSVIASDDWMGDETLDPRRTLLTEKHQGTFADKVIVPRRNVLPKPADLSFAQAACMGTAWLTAYRMLFVKSGLRPGQTMLVQGASGGVSTALVQLGRAAGLRVWVTGRSEDKRALATALGAHETFESGARLPEKVDGVFETVGKATWGHSVRSLKPGGVIVVSGSTSGPDADAELQRVFFLQLRVVGSTMGTRDELQDLLAFCALTGISPEIGLELPMEQAEQGLRAMLDGDTAGKIVLTR; from the coding sequence ATGTTTGCCGTCTACGCATCCGAGCCCAATCCCGACAACCCCCTCGCGTCCCTGCGCGTGGGCGAGCGGGAGGCCCCCGTCGCTCCGGAGGGCTGGGTGGAGGTCAACGTCCGCGCCGCCAGCATCAACATGCACGACCTGTGGACCCTGCGGGGGGTGGGCATCAAGCCCGACCAGTTCCCGATGACCCTGGGCTGCGACGGCGCCGGCACCCTGGACGACGGCACCGAGGTGGTGCTGCACTCGGTCATCGCCAGCGACGACTGGATGGGCGACGAGACGCTCGACCCCCGACGCACCCTGCTCACCGAGAAGCACCAGGGCACGTTCGCGGACAAGGTCATCGTGCCGCGGCGCAACGTGCTGCCCAAGCCCGCCGACCTGTCCTTCGCCCAGGCCGCCTGCATGGGCACCGCCTGGCTGACCGCCTACCGCATGCTGTTCGTGAAGTCGGGCCTGCGCCCGGGCCAGACCATGCTGGTGCAGGGCGCCTCGGGCGGGGTGTCCACCGCGCTCGTCCAGCTGGGCCGCGCGGCAGGCCTGCGGGTGTGGGTGACCGGACGCAGCGAGGACAAGCGGGCGCTGGCCACCGCGCTGGGTGCGCACGAGACCTTCGAGTCGGGCGCGCGGCTGCCGGAGAAGGTGGACGGCGTGTTCGAGACGGTGGGCAAGGCCACCTGGGGACACTCGGTGCGCTCGCTCAAGCCGGGTGGGGTCATCGTGGTCTCCGGCTCCACCAGCGGCCCGGACGCCGACGCCGAGCTGCAGCGGGTCTTCTTCCTCCAGCTGCGGGTCGTCGGCTCCACCATGGGCACCCGTGACGAGCTGCAGGACCTGCTGGCGTTCTGCGCGCTCACCGGCATCAGCCCGGAGATCGGGCTGGAGCTGCCGATGGAGCAGGCCGAGCAGGGGTTGCGGGCGATGCTCGACGGCGACACCGCGGGAAAGATCGTGCTCACTCGCTAG
- a CDS encoding RNA-binding S4 domain-containing protein has product MAEAATVRVDAWLWAVRITKTRSLAAAQCKGGHVRVNGSSAKPAQLVKPGDEVRVRAGGLERILVVRRCINKRVSATVAAECLTDNSPPPPPKELAAPPLQRDRGAGRPTKRDRRLIDRLRERGWQPPEE; this is encoded by the coding sequence ATGGCTGAGGCCGCCACCGTCCGGGTGGACGCCTGGCTGTGGGCGGTCCGCATCACCAAGACCCGCTCGCTGGCCGCGGCGCAGTGCAAGGGCGGGCACGTCCGGGTGAACGGGTCCTCGGCCAAGCCGGCCCAGCTGGTCAAGCCCGGTGACGAGGTACGGGTCCGCGCGGGCGGGCTGGAGCGGATCCTGGTGGTCCGCCGCTGCATCAACAAGCGGGTCAGTGCCACCGTCGCCGCCGAGTGCCTCACCGACAACAGCCCCCCGCCGCCGCCCAAGGAGCTGGCGGCCCCGCCGCTGCAGCGCGACCGCGGCGCGGGGCGGCCGACCAAGCGGGACCGCCGGCTGATCGACCGCCTCCGCGAGCGCGGCTGGCAGCCGCCGGAGGAGTAG
- a CDS encoding nitronate monooxygenase has product MSPLLERLPVPIIGAPMAGGPSTVQLAAAVSTAGGLGVLAGANLSVDAMGDRVQALRPAIGANGVFGVNLFLPTAEPTLDADGRAALDRHLATLETWAQRYGVRRGEAAWDDDHWRAKIDWLVAHPVSLVTFHFGAPPREVVQELHALGTEVWTTVTSRAEARLAAESGLDALVVQGPEAGGHRGCFTTALDDPDQQVPLLQLLGLVQSVTDLPLVAAGGLADAAAVAQVLSAGARAAQLGTAFLLCPEAGTAAPHRAALASDRPTAVTRAFSGRPARGIRNALLDELTDGAPALYPHLNRASQPIRAASAAAGDEAAVALWAGEQHSLAHAIPAADVVRAVAAGLH; this is encoded by the coding sequence GTGTCGCCGCTGCTGGAGCGTCTGCCGGTCCCCATCATCGGAGCGCCGATGGCCGGCGGGCCCAGCACGGTGCAGCTGGCCGCGGCCGTCTCCACCGCCGGCGGCCTCGGCGTGCTGGCTGGGGCCAACCTGTCGGTGGACGCGATGGGCGATCGGGTGCAGGCGCTGCGTCCCGCCATCGGTGCGAACGGCGTGTTCGGGGTGAACCTCTTCCTGCCCACCGCCGAGCCCACCCTGGACGCGGACGGGCGGGCGGCCCTGGACCGGCACCTGGCCACGCTGGAGACGTGGGCGCAGCGCTACGGCGTGCGCCGCGGCGAGGCGGCGTGGGACGACGACCACTGGCGGGCCAAGATCGACTGGCTGGTGGCGCACCCGGTATCGCTGGTCACCTTCCACTTCGGCGCGCCGCCGCGGGAGGTGGTGCAGGAGCTGCACGCGCTGGGCACCGAGGTGTGGACGACGGTGACGAGCCGCGCCGAGGCGCGGCTGGCGGCGGAGTCGGGCCTGGACGCACTGGTGGTGCAGGGGCCGGAGGCGGGCGGGCACCGCGGCTGCTTCACCACCGCCCTGGACGACCCCGACCAGCAGGTGCCGCTGCTCCAGCTGCTGGGGCTGGTGCAGTCGGTGACCGACCTGCCGCTGGTGGCTGCCGGGGGACTGGCCGACGCCGCGGCGGTGGCGCAGGTGCTCTCGGCCGGGGCACGGGCGGCCCAGCTGGGCACGGCGTTCCTGCTCTGCCCGGAGGCGGGCACCGCAGCACCGCACCGCGCGGCGCTGGCGTCGGACCGGCCGACCGCGGTGACGCGGGCGTTCTCCGGCCGGCCCGCGCGGGGCATCCGCAACGCGCTGCTGGACGAGCTGACCGACGGCGCGCCCGCGCTGTACCCGCACCTCAACCGGGCGTCGCAGCCGATCCGCGCGGCCTCCGCCGCCGCGGGCGACGAGGCTGCGGTCGCGCTGTGGGCGGGGGAGCAGCACTCGCTCGCGCACGCGATCCCCGCCGCCGACGTGGTGCGCGCGGTGGCAGCCGGACTGCACTAG
- a CDS encoding ABC transporter permease, with amino-acid sequence MGVAEPGSVKPSGTEAPDTGSVEAGLDALSTEVTVKHGWGQRLRRSVLPPVVAVALVLLVWQLYASTRTGSAAYNTPSPTDVWETFRTEWSSGAAWESVYNSVRRGIVGFAIAVVIGAPLGLLIARVPLVRTAIGPIVSGLQSLPSVAWVPAAIILIGLTPGAMYFVIVLGAVPSIANGLVAGLDQVPPLYARVGTVLGANWLQQIRYVLLPASLPGFIAGLKQGWAFSWRSLMAAEIISYSPALGRSLGQMLNQGRELSDLSLVVVAIIMILIVGVAIDVLIFAPLERRVLRSRGLLVSR; translated from the coding sequence ATGGGCGTCGCTGAGCCAGGATCGGTCAAGCCCTCGGGAACCGAGGCACCTGACACAGGATCGGTGGAGGCGGGCCTGGACGCCCTCTCCACCGAGGTGACCGTCAAGCACGGCTGGGGCCAGCGCCTGCGCCGCTCCGTGCTCCCCCCAGTGGTCGCCGTGGCGCTGGTGCTGCTCGTCTGGCAGCTCTACGCCAGCACCCGCACCGGCTCGGCGGCCTACAACACCCCGTCCCCCACCGACGTCTGGGAGACCTTCCGGACGGAGTGGAGCTCCGGCGCCGCCTGGGAGTCGGTGTACAACAGCGTCCGCCGCGGCATCGTCGGCTTCGCCATCGCGGTGGTGATCGGTGCACCGCTGGGGCTGCTCATCGCCCGCGTCCCGCTGGTGCGCACCGCCATCGGGCCGATCGTCAGCGGGCTGCAGAGCCTGCCGTCGGTGGCCTGGGTGCCCGCGGCGATCATCCTCATCGGCCTCACCCCGGGAGCGATGTACTTCGTCATCGTGCTGGGCGCGGTGCCGTCCATCGCCAACGGGCTGGTGGCCGGGCTCGACCAGGTACCTCCGCTGTACGCCCGGGTGGGCACGGTGCTCGGGGCCAACTGGCTGCAGCAGATCCGGTACGTGCTGCTGCCGGCGTCGCTGCCCGGCTTCATCGCGGGCCTCAAGCAGGGGTGGGCGTTCTCCTGGCGCTCGCTGATGGCGGCGGAGATCATCTCCTACTCGCCGGCGCTGGGGCGCAGCCTCGGCCAGATGCTCAACCAGGGCCGCGAGCTGAGCGACCTGAGCCTGGTGGTGGTGGCGATCATCATGATCCTCATCGTCGGGGTGGCCATCGACGTGCTGATCTTCGCGCCGCTGGAGCGCCGGGTGCTGCGCAGCCGCGGACTGCTCGTCTCCCGCTAG
- a CDS encoding sulfite exporter TauE/SafE family protein produces MPIDPSLSLAGLVVGLLVGLTGMGGGALLTPLLVLVFGVQPLAAISSDLVTSLVMKPVGAAVHLRRKTVQTGLVWWLALGAVPAGFLGSLLIGSIGHSADVQHYLKIAIGVALVGSFGCTIARLVLDRRAGTPGATGPLVVKPVRTVAIGVVGGVAVGMTSVGAGSLIIAMLLLAYPRLRPAQLVGTDIVQAIPLVAAAALGHLLFGEVHFGVTASLLVGALPGVYVGARLSAQASASFTRPVVAGVLLGSALALLSAPTPVLVLGAAAAAAGTCWLGRGPVVPDHPPVDLVKREPVLAR; encoded by the coding sequence ATGCCCATAGATCCCTCGCTCTCCCTCGCCGGTCTCGTCGTCGGCCTCCTGGTCGGCCTCACCGGAATGGGCGGCGGCGCGTTGCTCACTCCGCTGCTCGTCCTGGTCTTCGGCGTGCAGCCGCTGGCCGCCATCTCCAGCGACCTCGTCACCAGCCTGGTCATGAAGCCCGTCGGGGCGGCAGTGCACCTTCGCCGCAAGACGGTGCAGACCGGGCTGGTGTGGTGGCTGGCACTGGGCGCGGTGCCCGCCGGCTTCCTGGGCTCCCTGCTCATCGGCAGCATCGGGCACTCCGCGGACGTGCAGCACTACCTGAAGATCGCCATCGGGGTGGCGCTCGTCGGGTCGTTCGGCTGCACCATCGCCCGGCTGGTGCTCGATCGGCGGGCGGGCACGCCCGGGGCCACCGGGCCGCTGGTGGTCAAGCCGGTGCGCACCGTGGCGATCGGCGTGGTGGGCGGCGTCGCCGTCGGCATGACGTCGGTGGGAGCGGGGTCGCTGATCATCGCGATGCTGCTGCTGGCCTACCCCCGGCTGCGGCCGGCGCAGCTGGTGGGCACCGACATCGTGCAGGCCATCCCGCTGGTGGCTGCCGCGGCGCTGGGGCACCTGCTCTTCGGCGAGGTGCACTTCGGTGTCACCGCGTCGCTGCTGGTCGGCGCGCTGCCCGGCGTCTACGTCGGGGCCCGGCTGTCGGCGCAGGCCTCGGCCAGCTTCACCCGACCAGTGGTGGCCGGTGTGCTGCTGGGCTCCGCGCTCGCCCTGCTCTCCGCACCCACCCCGGTGCTGGTCCTCGGTGCCGCCGCAGCCGCGGCCGGCACCTGCTGGCTCGGTCGCGGCCCCGTCGTGCCCGACCACCCGCCGGTCGACCTGGTCAAGCGCGAACCTGTGCTTGCTCGCTAG
- the lepA gene encoding translation elongation factor 4 → MGPWSQAATTWTRECLISSFADTTFTPPERIRNFSIIAHIDHGKSTLADRILQLTGVVDPRAMRAQYLDRMDIERERGITIKAQNVRLPWVAPGVDGPETEHVLHLIDTPGHVDFTYEVSRALEACEGAVLLVDAAQGIEAQTLANLYLAMDKNLTIIPVLNKIDLPAADPDRYAKEIAGIVGCEPDDVLRVSGKTGAGVSELLNEIVKLVPPPVGNADGPARAMIFDSVYDAYRGVVTYVRVVDGRILPHEKITMMSTGSTHEALEVGIISPEPKPSQGLGVGEVGYLITGVKDVRLSRVGDTVTTTRKGATEPLVGYRDPKPMVYSGLYPMDGSDYPVLRDALDKLQLNDAALTYEPETSVALGFGFRCGFLGLLHMEITRDRLEREFNLDLISTAPNVVYRVELEDGTPHEVTNPSYWPEGKVRNVFEPMVKCTIISPSEYIGAIMELCQTRRGELRGMDYLSETRVELRYTLPMGEIMFDFFDSLKSRTKGYASMDYEESGEQAADLVKVDILLQGEAVDAFSAIVHRDAAYAYGNKMTSKLRELIPRQQFEVPIQAAIGSKIISRENIRAIRKDVLAKCYGGDISRKRKLLEKQKEGKKRMKTVGRVEVPQEAFVAALSSDSPSNSGDKKK, encoded by the coding sequence TCGACCACGGGAAGTCCACCCTGGCCGACCGCATCCTGCAGCTCACCGGGGTGGTCGACCCACGCGCCATGCGGGCCCAGTACCTGGACCGCATGGACATCGAGCGTGAGCGCGGCATCACCATCAAGGCGCAGAACGTGCGGCTGCCGTGGGTGGCGCCGGGCGTGGACGGTCCAGAGACCGAGCACGTGCTGCACCTCATCGACACCCCCGGCCACGTGGACTTCACCTACGAGGTGAGCCGGGCGCTGGAGGCCTGCGAGGGCGCGGTGCTGCTGGTGGACGCCGCCCAGGGCATCGAGGCGCAGACGCTGGCCAACCTGTACCTGGCGATGGACAAGAACCTCACCATCATCCCGGTGCTGAACAAGATCGACCTGCCCGCGGCCGACCCGGACCGCTACGCCAAGGAGATCGCCGGCATCGTCGGGTGCGAGCCCGACGACGTGCTGCGCGTGTCCGGCAAGACCGGCGCGGGCGTGTCGGAGCTGCTCAACGAGATCGTCAAGCTGGTGCCGCCGCCGGTGGGCAACGCCGACGGCCCGGCACGGGCGATGATCTTCGACTCCGTCTACGACGCCTACCGCGGCGTGGTCACCTACGTGCGCGTGGTGGACGGTCGGATCCTGCCGCACGAGAAGATCACCATGATGTCCACCGGCAGCACCCACGAGGCGCTCGAGGTCGGCATCATCTCCCCGGAGCCCAAGCCCAGCCAGGGCCTCGGGGTGGGCGAGGTGGGCTACCTCATCACCGGCGTCAAGGACGTCCGGCTGTCCCGCGTGGGTGACACGGTGACCACCACCCGCAAGGGCGCCACCGAGCCGCTGGTCGGCTACCGCGACCCCAAGCCGATGGTCTACTCCGGGCTGTACCCGATGGACGGCTCCGACTACCCCGTGCTGCGCGACGCGCTGGACAAGCTGCAGCTCAACGACGCCGCGCTCACCTACGAGCCGGAGACGTCGGTGGCGCTGGGCTTCGGCTTCCGCTGCGGCTTCCTGGGCCTGCTGCACATGGAGATCACCCGCGACCGCCTGGAGCGGGAGTTCAACCTCGACCTCATCTCCACCGCGCCCAACGTGGTGTACCGGGTGGAGCTGGAGGACGGCACCCCGCACGAGGTGACCAACCCGTCGTACTGGCCCGAGGGCAAGGTGCGCAACGTCTTCGAGCCGATGGTGAAGTGCACGATCATCAGCCCGTCGGAGTACATCGGCGCCATCATGGAGCTGTGCCAGACCCGCCGCGGCGAGCTGCGCGGGATGGACTACCTGTCCGAGACCCGGGTGGAGCTGCGGTACACGCTGCCCATGGGTGAGATCATGTTCGACTTCTTCGACTCGCTGAAGTCGCGCACCAAGGGCTACGCCAGCATGGACTACGAGGAGTCCGGCGAGCAGGCCGCCGACCTGGTGAAGGTGGACATCCTGCTGCAGGGCGAGGCGGTGGACGCGTTCTCCGCGATCGTGCACCGCGACGCCGCCTACGCCTACGGCAACAAGATGACCTCCAAGCTGCGCGAGCTGATCCCGCGCCAGCAGTTCGAGGTGCCCATCCAGGCCGCGATCGGGTCCAAGATCATCTCCCGCGAGAACATCCGCGCCATCCGCAAGGACGTGCTCGCCAAGTGCTACGGCGGTGACATCAGCCGCAAGCGCAAGCTGCTGGAGAAGCAGAAGGAGGGCAAGAAGCGGATGAAGACGGTGGGGCGCGTGGAGGTGCCCCAGGAGGCCTTCGTCGCCGCGCTGTCGTCTGACTCGCCCTCCAACAGCGGGGACAAGAAGAAGTAG
- a CDS encoding ABC transporter substrate-binding protein: protein MTLFRTRALVAAALLAVVGLTAACGSSGEAASAPSADPTAKAAELRLGFFANVTHAPALVGLSEGFLTKNLGATKLSTQVFNAGPAAIEALRSGSIDATYIGPSPSVNGFLQTKGEALRIVSGAASGGAQLVVREGINNVADLKGKTLATPQLGNTQDVALRAWLDENGLKTSVSSGGDVTITPTENATTLQLFRDGKIDGAWLPEPWSSRLVLEAGAKVLVDEKTLWPEGKFVTTQLIVRTDFLNSYPGTVRDLLAANLESVEFISANSEAAKKDTNNQIDELTGKPLTQPTIDRAWPNLDFTYDPLAASLQKSADDAVTAGTTKQGELTGIYDLRLLNALLAEQGKPALGDAGLGQG, encoded by the coding sequence ATGACGCTCTTCCGAACCCGTGCGCTCGTCGCCGCTGCCCTGCTGGCCGTGGTGGGACTCACCGCCGCCTGCGGCTCCAGCGGCGAGGCCGCCTCAGCCCCGTCCGCCGACCCCACCGCCAAGGCGGCCGAGCTGCGCCTGGGCTTCTTCGCCAACGTCACCCATGCCCCGGCCCTGGTGGGCCTCAGCGAGGGATTCCTCACCAAGAACCTGGGCGCGACCAAGCTCAGCACCCAGGTGTTCAACGCCGGACCGGCCGCCATCGAGGCGCTGCGCTCGGGCTCCATCGACGCCACCTACATCGGCCCGAGCCCGTCGGTCAACGGCTTCCTCCAGACCAAGGGCGAGGCGCTGCGCATCGTCTCCGGGGCGGCCTCCGGGGGTGCGCAGCTGGTGGTCCGCGAGGGCATCAACAACGTCGCCGACCTCAAGGGCAAGACCCTGGCCACCCCGCAGCTGGGCAACACCCAGGACGTCGCCCTGCGCGCGTGGCTGGACGAGAACGGCCTGAAGACCTCGGTGAGCTCCGGCGGCGACGTGACCATCACCCCCACCGAGAACGCCACCACCCTGCAGCTGTTCCGGGACGGCAAGATCGACGGCGCCTGGCTGCCCGAGCCCTGGTCCTCGCGGCTGGTGCTGGAGGCCGGGGCCAAGGTGCTGGTGGACGAGAAGACGCTGTGGCCGGAGGGCAAGTTCGTCACCACCCAGCTGATCGTGCGCACCGACTTCCTCAACAGCTACCCGGGCACGGTGCGTGACCTGCTCGCCGCCAACCTCGAGTCGGTGGAGTTCATCTCGGCCAACAGCGAGGCGGCCAAGAAGGACACCAACAACCAGATCGACGAGCTCACCGGCAAGCCACTCACGCAGCCGACCATCGACCGGGCATGGCCCAACCTGGACTTCACCTACGACCCGCTGGCGGCCAGCCTGCAGAAGTCGGCCGACGACGCGGTGACCGCAGGGACCACCAAGCAGGGCGAGCTCACGGGCATCTACGACCTGCGCCTGCTCAACGCGCTGCTCGCCGAGCAGGGCAAGCCCGCGCTGGGCGACGCCGGCCTCGGACAGGGCTGA
- a CDS encoding Rrf2 family transcriptional regulator, which produces MQITAKSDYALRAMCVLAVAEEGVVVKAADIAAAQDIPPNFLDAILVQLRRGGMVVSRRGPGGGHQLARPAWAITLADVVRVIDGPLTLIHGERPEAMSHPAPATHLQDVWVAVRAALRGIMEETTLRQVVTGDLPAPVTALGTDHRSWTSVWPPPETDLPEQQPEA; this is translated from the coding sequence ATGCAGATCACCGCCAAGTCCGACTACGCGCTGCGCGCCATGTGCGTGCTCGCCGTGGCCGAGGAGGGCGTGGTGGTGAAGGCCGCCGACATCGCCGCAGCGCAGGACATCCCGCCCAACTTCCTGGACGCCATCCTGGTGCAGCTGCGCCGCGGCGGGATGGTGGTCAGCCGTCGTGGTCCCGGCGGCGGGCACCAGCTGGCGCGCCCGGCGTGGGCGATCACCCTGGCGGACGTGGTGCGGGTGATCGACGGCCCGCTCACCCTGATCCACGGGGAGCGTCCGGAGGCGATGTCGCACCCCGCACCGGCGACGCACCTGCAGGACGTGTGGGTGGCGGTGCGCGCGGCGCTGCGCGGGATCATGGAGGAGACGACGCTGCGGCAGGTGGTCACCGGGGACCTGCCCGCACCGGTCACCGCGCTGGGCACTGACCACCGCTCGTGGACGTCGGTGTGGCCGCCACCGGAGACGGACCTGCCCGAGCAGCAGCCCGAGGCGTAG
- a CDS encoding enoyl-CoA hydratase family protein, giving the protein MTSAATELVHLEIAAGVATLTLDSPANRNALSTQLREELLRHLRDCAQDTEVRVLVLTHTGTVFCSGMDLREAEGAAPDEQGVNEFPEILQTIWQHPKPVIARVAGTARAGGIGIIAACDLAVAGASTTFAFSEVRIGVVPAVISVTVLPRVQPRAAQELFLTGETFDAERAAQIGLLTAAVPDDDLDAAVARYVAALAKGGPRALAATKVMLSARNGHMAEEFSEKSTLSASFFASEEAQEGMAAFGEKRPPAWVPSDG; this is encoded by the coding sequence CGCGGCGGGGGTGGCCACCCTCACCCTGGACTCCCCCGCCAACCGCAACGCGCTGTCCACCCAGCTGCGCGAGGAGCTGCTCCGCCACCTGCGCGACTGCGCGCAGGACACCGAGGTGCGGGTGCTGGTGCTCACCCACACCGGCACCGTGTTCTGCTCCGGGATGGACCTGCGCGAGGCCGAGGGTGCCGCCCCTGACGAGCAGGGCGTCAACGAGTTCCCGGAGATCCTGCAGACCATCTGGCAGCACCCCAAGCCGGTGATCGCGCGGGTGGCCGGGACCGCCCGGGCCGGCGGCATCGGCATCATCGCCGCCTGCGACCTGGCGGTGGCCGGGGCCTCCACCACGTTCGCGTTCAGCGAGGTGCGCATCGGGGTGGTGCCCGCGGTCATCTCCGTCACCGTGCTGCCCCGGGTGCAGCCCCGCGCCGCCCAGGAGCTGTTCCTCACCGGGGAGACCTTCGACGCCGAGCGGGCCGCGCAGATCGGGCTGCTCACCGCCGCGGTGCCCGACGACGACCTCGACGCGGCCGTCGCCCGCTACGTCGCCGCGCTGGCCAAGGGCGGACCCCGGGCGCTGGCCGCCACCAAGGTGATGCTTAGCGCCCGCAACGGCCACATGGCCGAGGAGTTCAGCGAGAAGTCCACGCTGTCAGCGTCCTTCTTCGCCTCCGAGGAGGCCCAGGAGGGCATGGCCGCCTTCGGCGAGAAGCGCCCGCCGGCCTGGGTGCCGAGCGATGGCTGA
- a CDS encoding ABC transporter ATP-binding protein: MTSTQIHQEVPPVSSTTHPAVQLDGVSKSFRGSPLPVLENVSLTVQPGELVALLGASGCGKSTLLNLVAGLDEPTAGTLQVAGSGAALMFQDAALFPWLTAGRNVELALKLRGVGRAEAKEEARRLLDLVRLDDAYGKRPHELSGGMRQRVALARALAQQRDVLLMDEPFAALDAITRDVLHDELIRIWRATGVAIVFVTHNVREAVRLGQRVVLMSSRPGRVVRQWEVDITGERRIESPAVAALSTEITAVLREEIIRHGRR, translated from the coding sequence GTGACGAGCACGCAGATCCACCAGGAGGTCCCGCCGGTGAGCAGCACCACCCACCCCGCCGTGCAGCTCGACGGGGTGAGCAAGAGCTTCCGCGGCTCGCCGCTGCCGGTGCTGGAGAACGTCTCGCTCACCGTGCAGCCTGGCGAGCTGGTGGCGCTGCTCGGGGCGTCCGGCTGCGGCAAGTCCACCCTGCTGAACCTGGTGGCGGGGCTGGACGAGCCCACCGCCGGCACGCTGCAGGTGGCGGGCAGCGGGGCGGCGCTGATGTTCCAGGACGCGGCGCTGTTCCCCTGGCTCACCGCCGGGCGCAACGTCGAGCTCGCGCTCAAGCTGCGCGGCGTGGGCCGGGCCGAGGCCAAGGAGGAGGCCCGGCGGCTGCTCGACCTGGTCCGCCTGGACGACGCCTACGGCAAGCGGCCGCACGAGCTGTCCGGGGGCATGCGCCAGCGGGTGGCCCTGGCCCGGGCCCTGGCCCAGCAGCGCGACGTGCTGCTGATGGACGAGCCGTTCGCTGCGCTCGACGCCATCACCAGGGACGTGCTGCACGACGAGCTGATCCGCATCTGGCGGGCGACGGGCGTGGCCATCGTGTTCGTGACGCACAACGTCCGCGAGGCGGTCCGGCTGGGCCAGCGCGTGGTGCTGATGTCCTCGCGTCCGGGCCGCGTGGTCCGGCAGTGGGAGGTCGACATCACCGGGGAGCGGCGCATCGAGTCGCCCGCCGTGGCGGCGCTGTCCACCGAGATCACCGCCGTGCTGCGAGAGGAGATCATCCGCCATGGGCGTCGCTGA